A single window of Bacteroidota bacterium DNA harbors:
- a CDS encoding exonuclease SbcCD subunit D: MSLRFMHFSDSHLGFIDYSSDDQAVLKEREADAYKAVAAVVDHALATKPDFVIHTGDFFHRPSPYNKAMVEAGRQFKRLSDAGIPFYMIAGNHDLPRSEDTQAIHALYNMFDGCKIFYDQKYSTLDCGDFILHALPHITFDSDHNEEIQKISVTDTSKPNILMMHLSMPVSIYKEEEPGGGLFPADRLEILKDFDYVALGHWHRFNHMKNYGNVCYSGSTERINAGEADHDKGFVEVTLNGKVPEIRFVKIETRRYLNITVKNCDTKSTEEITGEITKAVNRDDLSEAIVKVILEDLRDNQSFDFMRENIEELTGKCLVLRLIKRKKGEEPIEFESGGESLLERLIGDIRAGFPDPEDFNKFREEATQLFDDLLQVDNNANQ; the protein is encoded by the coding sequence ATGTCATTAAGGTTCATGCATTTTTCAGATTCGCACCTGGGGTTTATTGATTATTCCTCCGACGACCAGGCTGTTCTAAAGGAAAGAGAAGCGGATGCTTATAAAGCTGTAGCGGCTGTCGTTGACCATGCACTGGCCACAAAACCGGACTTTGTAATCCACACAGGGGACTTTTTTCACCGCCCTTCACCTTACAACAAGGCAATGGTCGAAGCAGGCAGACAATTCAAACGGTTATCCGATGCCGGAATTCCATTTTACATGATAGCCGGGAATCATGATCTCCCAAGATCAGAGGATACACAGGCGATACATGCCCTGTATAATATGTTTGACGGGTGCAAAATCTTCTACGACCAGAAATATTCCACTCTGGACTGCGGCGATTTCATCCTGCATGCACTCCCGCACATCACTTTTGACAGTGACCATAACGAAGAGATTCAAAAAATCTCTGTCACCGACACTTCGAAACCTAATATTCTTATGATGCACCTTTCAATGCCGGTTTCAATCTACAAGGAAGAGGAACCCGGTGGAGGTCTTTTCCCCGCTGACCGGCTTGAAATACTGAAAGATTTTGACTATGTCGCTCTCGGTCACTGGCATCGCTTTAACCACATGAAAAACTACGGTAATGTCTGCTACTCAGGTTCAACTGAGCGAATAAATGCCGGCGAAGCAGACCACGACAAAGGTTTCGTTGAGGTAACTCTGAACGGCAAAGTTCCCGAAATAAGATTCGTGAAGATTGAAACGAGACGGTATCTGAACATCACCGTTAAAAATTGCGATACGAAATCCACTGAGGAGATTACAGGTGAAATCACCAAAGCTGTAAACAGGGATGACCTCTCCGAAGCGATTGTCAAGGTAATACTTGAAGATTTACGAGATAACCAGTCATTTGATTTTATGAGAGAAAACATCGAAGAACTGACGGGGAAATGCCTCGTACTCAGATTAATTAAAAGGAAAAAAGGGGAAGAACCGATAGAATTCGAGTCCGGAGGCGAATCCCTTCTTGAAAGATTGATCGGAGATATCCGTGCGGGATTCCCTGATCCCGAAGATTTTAACAAATTTAGAGAAGAAGCAACTCAACTTTTTGATGACTTATTACAGGTGGACAATAATGCTAATCAATAA